The Rhododendron vialii isolate Sample 1 chromosome 6a, ASM3025357v1 genome includes a window with the following:
- the LOC131329332 gene encoding transcription factor MYB87-like: MGRAPCCDKANVKKGPWSPEEDTRLKSYIEQHGTGGNWIALPQKIGLRRCGKSCRLRWLNYLRPNIKHGEFSEEEDNIICSLYISIGSRWSIIAAQLPGRTDNDIKNYWNTRLKKKLLGKHRKVHQPRKASGLKQGTRKGIDDHSLPAVDCNANNQQPYWPELPVLAASMVPCSSQEPQFNDHASIRKLLMKLGGEFSDDDNPNLQYPVNGISSTLQPYLAPSIEMVSPASNDALNACTSQLENNHYNIDGQGMAILSGFQPDYDEMVYENPPQRLDGLEFLFGDMMVRNGAETNSRESFEWGEMSSTMSYPPMISNYEGVRQGILQD, from the exons atggGGAGAGCTCCTTGTTGTGACAAAGCCAACGTGAAGAAAGGGCCGTGGTCACCGGAAGAAGACACCAGGCTCAAGTCATACATAGAGCAACACGGCACCGGTGGAAACTGGATTGCTTTGCCTCAAAAGATTg GTTTGAGGAGATGCGGGAAGAGCTGTCGACTCAGATGGTTGAACTATCTCCGCCCGAATATCAAGCATGGAGAATTCTCTGAGGAAGAAGATAACATAATTTGCAGCCTATATATAAGTATTGGAAGCAG GTGGTCTATCATTGCAGCACAATTACCGGGAAGAACAGATAACGACATAAAAAACTACTGGAACACGAGGCTGAAGAAGAAGCTCCTAGGAAAGCACCGGAAAGTACATCAACCACGGAAGGCCAGCGGCCTAAAGCAAGGAACAAGGAAAGGCATCGATGATCATAGCCTCCCGGCCGTTGATTGTAATGCTAATAACCAACAACCATACTGGCCAGAACTTCCAGTGTTGGCCGCATCCATGGTACCATGTTCAAGTCAAGAACCGCAATTCAATGATCACGCTTCCATCCGAAAATTGCTCATGAAACTTGGAGGAGAGTTTTCTGATGATGATAATCCAAATCTTCAGTATCCTGTTAATGGCATTTCCTCCACCCTGCAACCTTATCTTGCACCCTCCATTGAGATGGTTTCTCCTGCTTCTAATGACGCTTTAAACGCTTGTACTTCTCAACTGGAAAACAACCACTACAACATTGATGGTCAAGGCATGGCCATTTTATCCGGTTTTCAACCCGATTATGACGAAATGGTATACGAAAACCCTCCACAAAGGCTAGATGGGCTGGAGTTTTTGTTTGGGGACATGATGGTTAGAAATGGAGCCGAGACGAATTCTAGGGAAAGCTTCGAGTGGGGGGAAATGAGCAGCACTATGAGTTACCCTCCTATGATTTCCAACTACGAAGGCGTTCGACAAGGAATTCTGCAGGATTAA
- the LOC131329872 gene encoding branched-chain-amino-acid aminotransferase 2, chloroplastic-like encodes MLQKSRCLRNLIPSSSFASLPKISVFYASGAASSVQEALEPSPYSGSDDENGDIDWDNLGFGIKQTDYMYVTKSTCDGVFEQGQLSRFGNIELNPSAGVLNYGQGLFEGTKAFRREDGRLFLFRPDQNAIRMQFGADRMCMHSPSIDQFVDAVKQTALANRRWIPPPGKGSLYIRPLLIGSGPILGLAPAPEYTFLVFASPVGNYFKEGLSSLNLYIEDEFHRATRGGAGGVKSISNYSPVLKALTRAKGRGFSDVIFLDSVYKKNLEEATSCNVFVVKGNHISTPPINGNILPGVTRKTVIDIARDHGYQVEERTVPVEELLDGDEVFCTGTAVGVLPVGSIAYKGKRVEYKTDSRLVSRDLYSTLTGLQSGVIEDKKGWLLEVE; translated from the exons ATGCTACAAAAGAGTAGATGCCTTCGTAATTTGATTCCTTCTTCGAGTTTTGCTTCTTTACCAaag ATTTCAGTTTTTTATGCATCTGGAGCTGCATCTTCCGTCCAAGAAGCCTTGGAACCGTCTCCTTACAG TGGCAGTGACGACGAGAATGGGGACATCGATTGGGACAATCTGGGTTTTGGAATCAAGCAAACCGACTACATGTATGTCACCAAATCCACTTGCGACGGGGTTTTCGAGCAAGGCCAACTTAGCCGCTTTGGCAACATTGAATTGAACCCTTCTGCTGGGGTCTTAAACTACGGCCAG GGATTGTTTGAAGGTACAAAGGCATTTAGGAGAGAAGATGGGCGTCTCTTTCTGTTTCGTCCAGATCAGAATGCAATCCGAATGCAGTTTGGTGCTGATAGGATGTGCATGCACTCCCCTTCCATTGACCAATTTGTCGATGCGGTAAAACAAACAGCCCTTGCCAACAGGCGTTGG ATTCCCCCTCCAGGAAAAGGGTCTCTTTATATTAGGCCTTTGCTCATTGGAAGTGGACCTATATTGGGTTTGGCGCCAGCGCCTGAATACACATTCCTTGTGTTTGCTTCCCCTGTTGGCAACTATTTCAAG GAAGGCTTGTCATCCTTGAACTTATACATTGAGGACGAATTCCACCGTGCCACTCGTGGTGGAGCTGGAGGTGTCAAGTCCATTTCCAATTACTCCCCG gttttgaaagcattaactaGGGCGAAGGGCAGAGGATTTTCTGATGTCATATTCCTTGATTCAGTGTACAAGAAAAATCTTGAGGAGGCCACTTCTTGTAATGTTTTTGTTGTGAAG GGAAATCATATTTCAACTCCACCAATTAATGGGAACATTCTTCCTGGGGTCACACGGAAAACTGTCATCGACATTGCCCGCGATCATGGTTACCAG GTTGAAGAACGTACTGTTCCAGTAGAGGAATTGCTTGATGGTGATGAGGTTTTCTGCACGGGAACTGCAGTTGGTGTTCTTCCTGTAGGTAGCATAGCATACAAGGGGAAAAG GGTTGAGTACAAAACAGATAGTCGGCTTGTGAGTCGGGATCTGTACTCGACACTCACTGGGCTTCAATCAGGTGTCATAGAGGACAAGAAGGGATGGTTGCTTGAGGTCGAATAA